Proteins co-encoded in one Acidobacteriota bacterium genomic window:
- a CDS encoding M28 family peptidase, whose translation MRKNLIAGFLGLALLLPTAGFAQAPAIKISADEKKAAEHITAKQLSDYLYFVASDEMEGRDTPSRGLDLTAKFLATNLSRWGFKPAGDDGTFYQKIALRRDAVDPAATSVDIGGQKFSYGDDLVRVSGTQTGTMTAKVVFAGNGWMIKSKGLNPYEGLDVKGKIIAVYGEGQPSQRSIVPMPAGVTQADLPNAGRGTEWADVATYARANGAAGVLVLPSKFFAENWSMISGSFGRNRLVVDKLAQAPPPAAAGAGPAPTVFIASPKLANALFAGEAGNPLAGATNSFSLNKDFTFSIGTKTETVWTQNVVALWEGSDPVLKSEMVAIGAHYDHVGVNPNAPGPDKIFNGADDDGSGTVAVLSIAEALAKTAKRPKRSVLLVWHCGEEKGLWGSEYFNKFPTVDIKKVTAQLNIDMIGRSKKPGNTEPRDKDLSGENTIYVIGKDMMSSTLGAVVDGTNKGYLNMDYDTRYDDPKDTNRFFFRSDHFNYAVNGIPIAFWFDGVHVDYHGAGDHPDKIDYARMEKITRTIFLTLWQLGNLKERPAVDKKLPPELSAR comes from the coding sequence ATGAGGAAGAATTTGATCGCTGGATTTCTGGGCCTGGCTCTTTTGCTGCCGACCGCAGGGTTTGCCCAGGCACCTGCAATAAAGATCTCGGCTGACGAGAAAAAAGCCGCTGAACACATCACCGCTAAACAGTTGAGTGACTATCTCTATTTCGTCGCTTCTGACGAAATGGAAGGCCGCGACACGCCTTCGCGAGGGCTCGACCTGACTGCGAAGTTCCTTGCCACCAACCTTTCCCGCTGGGGTTTTAAGCCAGCGGGCGATGACGGTACGTTCTATCAGAAGATCGCTTTGCGACGTGACGCGGTCGATCCGGCAGCGACATCGGTGGACATCGGCGGACAGAAATTCTCGTACGGCGACGACCTGGTTCGCGTGTCGGGAACACAGACCGGAACGATGACGGCAAAGGTCGTCTTTGCCGGCAACGGCTGGATGATCAAATCAAAAGGCCTCAATCCTTACGAAGGCCTCGATGTGAAGGGTAAGATCATTGCTGTTTACGGCGAAGGCCAGCCTTCGCAGCGAAGCATCGTACCGATGCCGGCAGGTGTCACGCAGGCTGATCTGCCCAACGCAGGCCGTGGTACCGAATGGGCGGATGTTGCGACCTATGCACGTGCAAATGGGGCTGCGGGCGTCTTGGTCCTTCCTTCAAAGTTCTTTGCAGAAAACTGGTCGATGATCTCAGGAAGTTTCGGCCGCAACCGTCTCGTCGTCGATAAACTAGCTCAGGCCCCGCCACCCGCGGCTGCTGGAGCAGGTCCGGCACCTACTGTTTTTATTGCCTCGCCAAAGCTCGCCAACGCACTGTTTGCCGGTGAAGCAGGAAATCCGCTTGCGGGAGCAACCAATTCGTTCTCGCTGAACAAAGATTTCACCTTCAGCATCGGAACCAAGACCGAAACCGTCTGGACTCAGAACGTCGTCGCCCTGTGGGAAGGCAGCGATCCGGTGCTTAAAAGCGAAATGGTCGCGATCGGAGCTCACTACGATCACGTCGGTGTCAACCCGAATGCTCCGGGCCCGGATAAGATCTTTAACGGAGCTGACGACGACGGTTCTGGCACGGTCGCCGTGCTCTCGATCGCCGAAGCTCTAGCAAAAACGGCCAAGCGCCCAAAACGCTCGGTCCTTTTGGTCTGGCATTGCGGCGAAGAGAAAGGCCTATGGGGCAGCGAATATTTCAACAAATTCCCAACCGTCGACATTAAAAAGGTCACTGCTCAGCTCAACATCGACATGATCGGCCGCAGCAAGAAACCCGGCAACACCGAGCCGCGGGACAAAGACCTTTCGGGCGAAAACACGATCTACGTCATCGGAAAAGACATGATGAGCTCGACGCTCGGAGCGGTTGTCGATGGAACGAACAAGGGCTATCTAAACATGGATTACGATACGCGGTACGACGATCCCAAAGACACGAACCGTTTCTTCTTCCGCTCAGATCACTTTAACTATGCAGTCAACGGCATCCCGATCGCGTTCTGGTTCGACGGTGTCCACGTGGACTATCACGGAGCAGGCGATCACCCGGACAAGATCGATTACGCCCGGATGGAGAAGATCACCCGAACGATCTTTCTGACGCTGTGGCAGCTCGGAAACCTTAAAGAACGTCCGGCAGTGGACAAGAAACTTCCGCCGGAACTTTCGGCGAGGTAG
- the lpxI gene encoding UDP-2,3-diacylglucosamine diphosphatase LpxI (LpxI, functionally equivalent to LpxH, replaces it in LPS biosynthesis in a minority of bacteria.) — MKYGLIAGNGQFPFLVAHGAKKAGVELFVVAIKEETDPQIDQAAENVTWVGIGQLGKMISYFKTNGVERAMMAGQVKHVQLFSGAIPDMRMVKMLWNLPRRNTDALIGGIANELGKDGIELIDSTFFVQDHVASGGVLTKREPSDVELENIEYGLHIADEIARLDLGQTIVVRGKACVAIEAMEGTDATIKRAGELANGKLTVVKVAKPDQDMRFDVPVVGTPTIRTMIEAGATCLSVTADKTLIFDREEMLKLANDNKICIVGSEQTSKR, encoded by the coding sequence ATGAAATACGGACTCATCGCCGGCAACGGCCAGTTTCCCTTCCTTGTCGCCCACGGCGCTAAAAAAGCCGGAGTTGAGCTCTTTGTGGTCGCGATCAAGGAAGAGACCGATCCGCAGATCGATCAGGCGGCTGAGAATGTCACGTGGGTCGGCATCGGCCAGCTTGGGAAAATGATCTCGTATTTCAAAACCAACGGCGTCGAAAGGGCGATGATGGCTGGCCAGGTGAAACACGTTCAGCTATTTTCGGGAGCGATCCCTGATATGCGAATGGTCAAAATGTTATGGAATCTGCCTCGCCGCAACACTGACGCCTTGATCGGCGGGATCGCAAACGAACTCGGTAAGGACGGGATCGAGCTGATCGATTCAACATTTTTCGTTCAGGACCACGTTGCATCCGGCGGCGTACTGACAAAACGCGAGCCCTCAGATGTTGAGCTCGAAAACATTGAATACGGCCTCCACATTGCCGACGAGATCGCCCGCCTCGACCTCGGCCAAACGATCGTCGTCCGCGGCAAAGCCTGTGTGGCGATCGAGGCCATGGAAGGTACAGATGCGACCATCAAGCGGGCGGGCGAACTTGCCAACGGTAAGCTCACCGTCGTAAAAGTCGCCAAACCCGACCAGGACATGCGTTTCGATGTTCCAGTTGTTGGAACGCCAACCATCCGCACAATGATCGAAGCCGGAGCGACATGTCTGAGCGTGACTGCGGATAAAACACTGATATTCGACCGGGAGGAAATGCTGAAGCTCGCCAATGACAATAAGATCTGCATCGTCGGATCGGAACAAACGTCGAAGCGGTGA
- a CDS encoding transposase — translation MKTKTMVDTQIRAECFDWRCRSPHEVRAPYALDQPGSCDDYETKQFPYILSSMLDDYGFEVYEENIFPIAYLLTFRTFGTWLHGDERFAVARDGRNHYGREKIRPNPSLAAAMLERAKQKPFILSDPMRLTVEYAITELSERREYLLRAVNARTNHVHVVVSAQTEPERLTDALKANATKHLREKGLVSTETRIWSRGRSRRYLWKPRHVAAAIDYVLNQQGDGPFELLD, via the coding sequence ATGAAAACAAAAACGATGGTTGATACGCAAATCAGAGCGGAATGTTTTGACTGGAGATGCAGAAGCCCGCACGAAGTAAGGGCTCCCTACGCATTGGATCAGCCGGGTTCCTGCGACGACTACGAAACAAAACAGTTTCCTTATATACTCTCATCTATGCTCGACGACTACGGATTCGAGGTCTACGAAGAGAATATTTTTCCAATAGCCTATCTGCTGACATTTAGAACGTTCGGAACCTGGCTTCATGGCGATGAACGTTTCGCCGTTGCCCGAGACGGACGTAACCATTATGGCAGGGAAAAGATCCGTCCTAATCCGTCGCTCGCCGCAGCAATGTTAGAACGGGCGAAGCAAAAGCCGTTTATACTAAGCGACCCAATGCGGTTGACCGTGGAATATGCGATCACCGAATTGTCCGAGCGACGTGAATACCTGCTTCGAGCGGTAAATGCCCGAACAAATCACGTCCACGTGGTTGTTTCGGCGCAAACGGAACCTGAACGATTGACGGACGCGCTTAAGGCCAACGCAACAAAGCATTTGCGGGAAAAGGGATTGGTTTCGACAGAGACAAGGATTTGGTCGAGGGGAAGGAGCAGACGCTACCTGTGGAAACCACGACACGTCGCCGCAGCAATAGATTACGTTTTGAATCAACAGGGCGATGGGCCGTTTGAGCTGCTCGATTAG